In Zunongwangia profunda SM-A87, the following proteins share a genomic window:
- a CDS encoding trans-sulfuration enzyme family protein, whose protein sequence is MDKKYKGINTICTHAGELEDTKFKGAVSPLYMATSYAFEEVEVKRYPRYFNTPNQVALAKKMAALEHGEAALIFGSGMAAVSTALLSHVQSGDHVVFQNTLYGGTSNLITEEFDKFKIEYSFTKDASPAAFEAEIRENTKLVYIETPSNPLLTITDVSAVAQLAKKKGLVSMIDNTFASPVNQNPIDLGIDIVIHSATKYMGGHSDILAGVVISSEDKINTVFQMAKNLGGNLSDYTVWLLERSLKTMGLRVKAQNENAQVLAEYLYANNKVAKVYYPGLTSHPEHELAKAQMKGFGGMLSFELIEGLNADEFQKKLQLIKSSMSLAGVESTILSPSKTSHGLLTPEERAKQGIKDGLLRFSVGIEEPEDLIADIEQALKAISEN, encoded by the coding sequence ATGGATAAAAAATATAAAGGCATTAATACCATTTGTACACATGCCGGAGAACTGGAAGATACAAAATTTAAAGGAGCAGTTTCACCGTTATATATGGCTACTTCTTATGCATTCGAAGAGGTAGAAGTTAAACGCTATCCAAGATATTTTAATACCCCAAATCAGGTAGCTTTAGCAAAAAAGATGGCGGCATTGGAACATGGCGAGGCCGCACTTATTTTTGGGAGTGGAATGGCAGCGGTAAGTACTGCGCTGCTTTCTCATGTTCAGTCTGGTGATCATGTAGTCTTTCAAAATACATTATATGGAGGAACAAGTAATTTGATTACAGAGGAATTCGATAAATTTAAAATAGAATATAGCTTTACAAAAGATGCAAGTCCAGCGGCGTTTGAGGCTGAAATTAGAGAAAATACCAAGTTAGTTTATATCGAAACACCGTCAAACCCGTTACTTACCATTACCGATGTGAGCGCTGTTGCCCAATTGGCAAAAAAGAAAGGCCTGGTAAGCATGATCGATAATACCTTTGCCTCCCCGGTAAATCAAAATCCAATAGATTTAGGCATCGACATCGTAATTCATTCGGCCACCAAATATATGGGAGGACATAGTGATATTCTTGCCGGAGTGGTAATTTCTTCTGAAGATAAAATTAATACGGTATTCCAGATGGCCAAAAATCTGGGCGGAAATTTAAGTGATTATACGGTTTGGCTTTTAGAGCGCAGTTTAAAGACGATGGGGCTAAGGGTAAAAGCGCAAAACGAAAATGCACAGGTCCTTGCCGAATATCTATATGCAAATAATAAGGTAGCCAAAGTATATTATCCGGGTTTAACATCGCATCCTGAACATGAACTGGCAAAAGCTCAGATGAAAGGTTTTGGGGGAATGCTGTCTTTTGAACTTATAGAAGGCTTAAACGCCGACGAATTTCAGAAAAAATTACAATTGATAAAATCTTCGATGAGTTTAGCGGGAGTAGAAAGTACTATTCTTTCTCCATCAAAAACTTCTCATGGTTTGTTAACTCCTGAAGAGAGAGCAAAGCAAGGCATCAAAGACGGATTGTTAAGATTTTCTGTGGGAATAGAAGAACCAGAAGATTTGATAGCAGATATAGAGCAGGCTTTAAAAGCTATCAGTGAAAATTAA
- the bshB1 gene encoding bacillithiol biosynthesis deacetylase BshB1 — protein MKLDILAVGAHPDDVELSCSATLAKEIDRGKKVGILDLTRGELGTRGTAEIRDKEAIDAAKILGVHVRENLSFADGFFTNDKEHQLEIIKILRKYKPEIVFCNAIDDRHIDHGRGSKLVSDACFLSGLRRIETSKDGLKQEAWRPKQVFHYIQWKNIEPDVVVDVTGYMDKKMESVKAYQSQFYDPDSEEPKTPISSNNFFDSIIYRARDLGRIINTEYAEGYTVERYVAVNSIFDLI, from the coding sequence ATGAAGTTAGATATTTTGGCCGTGGGAGCACATCCAGATGATGTAGAATTAAGTTGTTCTGCCACTTTGGCCAAAGAGATAGATCGTGGTAAGAAAGTAGGGATTTTAGATTTAACACGTGGAGAATTAGGCACACGGGGCACTGCAGAAATAAGGGATAAGGAAGCTATCGATGCTGCTAAAATTTTAGGAGTGCATGTTCGCGAAAACCTAAGTTTTGCCGATGGATTTTTTACAAATGATAAAGAACACCAATTAGAAATTATAAAGATTCTACGAAAATATAAACCAGAGATCGTTTTTTGTAACGCGATAGACGATCGGCATATAGATCATGGTCGAGGTTCTAAACTGGTAAGTGATGCCTGTTTTTTAAGTGGATTACGCCGAATTGAAACTTCTAAAGACGGTTTAAAGCAGGAGGCATGGAGACCAAAACAGGTTTTTCACTATATCCAGTGGAAAAATATAGAACCAGATGTGGTGGTAGATGTGACCGGATATATGGATAAAAAGATGGAATCTGTAAAAGCTTATCAAAGTCAGTTTTACGATCCTGATAGCGAAGAGCCCAAAACACCCATCTCCAGCAATAACTTTTTTGACAGTATAATTTATAGAGCACGAGATTTGGGCCGAATTATCAATACCGAATATGCTGAAGGTTATACTGTAGAACGCTATGTAGCAGTGAATTCGATATTTGATTTAATTTAA
- the mazG gene encoding nucleoside triphosphate pyrophosphohydrolase, which yields MNSREEQLKAFDRLLTIMDELREECPWDRKQTMESLRPLTIEETYELGDAILDKDIEEVRKELGDLLLHLVFYAKIGSESNDFDIADVANGICEKLISRHPHIYGDVKVENEEDVKKNWENLKLKEGKKSVLEGVPGSLPALVKASRIQDKVAGVGFDWEEPQQVFEKLEEELHELQEEVNIADKDKMEAEFGDVMFSMINYARFLKINPENALERTNKKFIARFKYLEQKAAEKNIALKDMTLAEMDVYWNEAKKL from the coding sequence ATGAATTCCAGAGAAGAGCAGCTAAAAGCTTTCGATAGATTACTTACTATAATGGATGAACTTAGGGAAGAATGTCCCTGGGATCGTAAACAAACTATGGAAAGTTTGCGACCTCTTACCATAGAAGAAACCTATGAACTTGGTGACGCTATTTTAGATAAAGATATAGAAGAGGTTAGAAAAGAGTTAGGGGATTTGTTGTTGCATCTTGTTTTTTATGCGAAAATAGGAAGCGAAAGTAATGATTTTGATATTGCTGATGTTGCGAATGGAATTTGTGAAAAGCTGATTTCAAGACATCCTCATATTTATGGGGACGTAAAAGTTGAAAACGAAGAAGACGTAAAAAAGAACTGGGAAAACCTGAAACTAAAAGAAGGGAAGAAAAGTGTTTTAGAAGGGGTTCCAGGATCTTTACCGGCCCTGGTAAAGGCCAGTAGAATACAGGATAAAGTGGCAGGTGTGGGATTTGATTGGGAAGAACCGCAACAGGTGTTTGAAAAGTTAGAGGAAGAGTTACATGAACTTCAGGAGGAAGTAAATATTGCTGATAAGGATAAAATGGAGGCGGAATTTGGAGATGTTATGTTCTCTATGATCAATTATGCCCGTTTTCTTAAAATTAATCCTGAAAATGCCTTAGAACGAACTAATAAAAAATTTATAGCTCGTTTTAAATATCTTGAACAAAAGGCTGCTGAAAAAAATATAGCTTTAAAAGATATGACTCTTGCTGAAATGGATGTCTATTGGAATGAAGCTAAGAAGTTATAG
- the lgt gene encoding prolipoprotein diacylglyceryl transferase: MDDNVFYWDIDPVLFWITDTFPLKYYGLLFVTGLMLGYLIVRSIYKKEHIPTEDLDSLLSYIILGTVIGARLGHCLFYQPEYFFSHPLEIFLPIQRIEGSYQFVGYQGLASHGGALGVFIAIMLYCRKYKVKLLWVLDKVALGTPVTGAFIRFGNFMNSEIYGKPTNGDWGVVFVRDDMIPRHPTQLYEAIAYLLIFGILFYLYPKMKGKNGQIFGLFLVLLFLSRFFIEFFKENQVAFESEMTLNMGQWLSIPFIVVGFFIIFFLNKRKGHLQMF; this comes from the coding sequence ATGGATGATAATGTTTTTTATTGGGATATAGATCCGGTTTTGTTTTGGATTACAGATACTTTTCCATTAAAATATTATGGTCTCTTGTTTGTAACCGGCCTTATGCTAGGTTATCTAATAGTAAGAAGTATTTACAAAAAAGAGCATATTCCTACAGAAGACCTTGATAGTTTATTATCCTATATTATATTGGGAACGGTAATAGGAGCAAGATTAGGCCATTGTTTATTTTATCAGCCAGAATATTTCTTTTCACATCCTTTAGAGATCTTCTTACCTATTCAAAGGATTGAAGGAAGTTATCAATTTGTGGGATACCAGGGATTGGCAAGTCATGGTGGTGCTTTAGGTGTTTTTATAGCCATTATGTTGTACTGCAGAAAATATAAAGTAAAGCTATTATGGGTACTGGACAAAGTAGCTTTAGGAACACCAGTAACAGGTGCTTTTATCCGTTTTGGTAATTTTATGAATTCTGAAATTTACGGAAAACCTACTAATGGCGATTGGGGAGTAGTATTTGTTAGAGATGATATGATTCCCAGGCATCCAACACAGCTTTATGAAGCTATTGCCTATTTATTGATCTTTGGGATTTTATTCTATCTATACCCCAAAATGAAAGGTAAAAATGGTCAAATTTTTGGACTATTCTTAGTTTTATTATTCTTAAGCCGATTTTTTATTGAATTTTTTAAAGAAAATCAGGTAGCATTTGAGAGTGAAATGACTTTAAATATGGGGCAGTGGTTAAGCATTCCGTTTATTGTTGTTGGCTTTTTCATTATCTTTTTTTTAAATAAAAGGAAGGGGCACCTACAAATGTTTTAA
- a CDS encoding DUF349 domain-containing protein has translation MSQSDNENKKEELSKKETPEITQNSQHQETTSESTTEEKKVEESFSEEVEHPKATTNELEEAMVAESTFVQDTEDHKKAKAEDIDIEDDDHEETIIDEHKKGVDDSLAEDSEDESATERHTIPKKDYHSMSKEQLTDELERLLKNEKIQAIKEHVIEIRTEFNAKFDEELEEKKEDFLADGGNIIDFHYSTPLKNRFNSLYFDYREKRNKYYQQLKQDLNANLNKRLEIIEELKGLLDVEENINTTYNHFKDIQDKWRTAGPIPRDKYNNVWNTYHHHVENFYDFLHLNREFRDMDFKHNLDQKLKVIDRAEELAQEEDTNRAFRELQMLHKMWKEELGPVAKDYREEIWERFSNATKVIHDRRQEYFENLDKEFEKNWEKKQQIIEKIREIADQDFSSHNKWQQKIKEIEALREEFFKAGKVPKSKNEETWADFKETVRRFNRKKNSFYKNLKKQQYDNLEKKKELIQIAEDNKDSDDFKTITPLMKKIQSDWKNIGHVPRKDSDKVWKQFKAACNYYFERLHENRSEENKEEMEAFGNKKELLDKIRSFEHSGDKEEDLKTIKSFIAEWKTLGRVPFNKRFIEGKFNKALDQLFKKLDVNRTKAEMLKYENKIQALNDADDDHKIRNEHFFLSKKIEETQAEIRQLENNLQFFSNVNDDNPLVQEVHKNIEDHKAQLKVWREKLKKVKSLY, from the coding sequence ATGTCTCAATCAGATAACGAAAACAAGAAAGAAGAACTTTCCAAAAAAGAGACTCCTGAGATTACTCAAAACAGTCAGCACCAGGAGACCACTTCAGAAAGTACAACAGAAGAAAAGAAGGTAGAAGAATCTTTTTCGGAAGAGGTTGAGCATCCAAAAGCTACAACTAACGAGCTTGAAGAGGCTATGGTAGCCGAATCTACTTTTGTTCAGGATACCGAAGATCATAAAAAAGCCAAGGCTGAGGACATCGATATCGAAGATGATGATCATGAAGAGACCATTATCGACGAGCATAAGAAAGGTGTAGATGATTCGCTTGCCGAGGATAGCGAAGATGAAAGTGCCACAGAGCGCCATACTATCCCTAAAAAAGACTATCATTCGATGAGCAAAGAGCAACTAACCGATGAGTTAGAGCGATTGCTCAAAAATGAGAAAATACAGGCAATTAAAGAACATGTCATCGAAATTCGAACAGAATTCAACGCTAAATTCGATGAGGAGTTAGAGGAAAAGAAAGAAGATTTTCTTGCCGACGGCGGTAATATCATCGACTTTCATTACTCTACTCCGCTTAAAAACCGTTTTAATTCGCTGTATTTCGATTATCGCGAAAAACGAAATAAATATTATCAGCAATTAAAGCAGGATCTTAACGCAAATCTTAATAAACGTCTTGAAATTATTGAAGAATTAAAGGGGTTACTTGATGTGGAGGAAAACATCAATACCACTTACAATCACTTTAAAGACATTCAGGATAAATGGCGCACGGCGGGACCAATCCCTCGCGATAAGTACAACAATGTATGGAATACTTATCACCACCACGTAGAGAATTTCTATGATTTTCTTCACTTAAATCGTGAATTTAGGGATATGGACTTTAAGCATAATTTAGATCAAAAGCTTAAGGTTATTGATCGTGCTGAAGAACTAGCACAGGAAGAGGACACTAATCGTGCCTTTAGAGAGCTACAGATGCTACATAAGATGTGGAAAGAAGAGTTGGGACCTGTAGCTAAGGATTATCGTGAAGAAATTTGGGAACGTTTTAGCAATGCTACGAAAGTTATCCATGATCGCCGCCAGGAATATTTCGAAAACCTGGATAAAGAATTTGAAAAAAACTGGGAAAAGAAGCAGCAAATTATCGAAAAGATTCGGGAAATAGCTGATCAGGATTTTAGCAGTCATAATAAATGGCAGCAAAAGATTAAAGAAATTGAAGCTCTACGTGAAGAATTCTTTAAAGCCGGTAAAGTACCAAAAAGTAAAAACGAAGAAACCTGGGCTGATTTTAAAGAAACGGTAAGACGTTTTAACCGCAAGAAAAATTCATTTTACAAGAATCTTAAAAAACAGCAATACGATAATCTGGAAAAGAAAAAAGAACTGATCCAGATTGCTGAAGATAATAAGGATAGTGATGATTTTAAAACCATCACACCTTTGATGAAAAAAATCCAGTCTGATTGGAAAAATATCGGGCACGTACCAAGAAAGGATAGTGATAAGGTGTGGAAACAATTTAAAGCTGCCTGTAACTATTATTTTGAACGCTTGCACGAAAATCGAAGTGAAGAGAATAAAGAAGAGATGGAAGCTTTTGGTAACAAAAAAGAGCTTCTTGATAAAATCCGTTCTTTCGAACATTCCGGTGATAAAGAAGAAGATCTTAAAACCATTAAATCTTTTATTGCCGAATGGAAGACCCTGGGTAGGGTACCCTTTAATAAACGATTTATTGAGGGGAAATTTAATAAGGCTCTGGATCAACTATTCAAAAAACTGGATGTTAATCGTACAAAAGCAGAAATGCTGAAATATGAAAATAAAATCCAGGCACTTAATGATGCCGATGATGATCATAAGATTAGGAATGAACACTTTTTTCTTTCTAAGAAGATTGAAGAAACACAGGCTGAAATTAGGCAGTTAGAAAACAACTTACAGTTTTTCTCTAATGTAAACGACGATAATCCACTGGTACAGGAAGTACACAAAAATATTGAAGATCACAAAGCCCAACTAAAAGTTTGGCGAGAAAAACTGAAGAAAGTAAAATCACTTTACTAG
- a CDS encoding shikimate dehydrogenase family protein, with protein MKKFGLLGKNIAYSFSRKYFNDKFENEKINAEYVNFDIPEITDFPMIITKNPALAGMNVTIPYKLEVMKFLDDLSEDAEEIDAVNVIKFENGGKLIGHNTDFTGFRDSLKPHLRPQHTHALILGTGGASKAVAYALKTMGISYKFVSRSPRKEQYAYSELNEEIILKYSLIINTTPLGTFPNVDHCPEIPYRFMTKNHLVFDLIYNPAETKFMSNSKNHGAVAVNGHKMLELQAEAAWAIWNS; from the coding sequence ATGAAGAAATTCGGACTTTTAGGAAAAAATATAGCATACTCATTTTCAAGAAAATATTTCAACGATAAATTTGAAAATGAAAAAATTAACGCCGAATATGTCAATTTTGATATTCCAGAAATCACAGATTTCCCAATGATAATCACTAAAAATCCTGCGCTTGCCGGAATGAATGTTACCATTCCTTATAAACTGGAAGTAATGAAATTTTTAGACGATCTTTCTGAAGATGCTGAGGAAATTGATGCTGTAAATGTAATCAAGTTTGAAAACGGCGGAAAACTAATTGGTCATAATACCGATTTTACAGGTTTTCGGGATTCTCTAAAACCTCATCTTAGACCGCAACACACCCATGCGCTGATTTTGGGAACCGGCGGTGCTTCTAAAGCCGTAGCCTATGCTTTAAAAACCATGGGGATTTCATACAAGTTCGTTTCCAGATCACCTCGTAAGGAGCAATATGCCTATTCAGAGTTAAATGAAGAGATTATCCTAAAATATTCTTTGATCATTAATACCACCCCCCTGGGAACATTTCCAAACGTTGATCACTGTCCTGAAATTCCGTATCGGTTTATGACTAAGAATCATCTTGTTTTCGATTTGATTTATAATCCGGCGGAAACAAAATTTATGAGTAACAGTAAGAACCATGGGGCTGTCGCGGTAAACGGGCATAAAATGCTCGAATTACAAGCCGAAGCAGCCTGGGCAATATGGAATTCTTAA
- a CDS encoding DUF368 domain-containing protein, whose protein sequence is MQQTRTFTDKLFLILKGLAMGAANKVPGVSGGVVAFVAGFYEEFIYSLQKINIKAGKLLIAGRFRSLYHYVNGKFLGLLILGMLISYFSVSKILDYLIVHYELYVWSAFFGMIIGSIYYISKDFDEWSRRSILFVTLGIAFGVAISMLEPARENDNLWFVFFCGMIGVSGMTLPGLSGSFILILLGNYVLLLVDSVNALYDTLADILSLDFSFTTNESRMHLLQVMIIFALGSLAGLVSLSHLLGFVLKHYKKDTFATIIGFITGSLGVVWPWKIKTYKTDEAGNFLMDSHGEKVIDNYNRFFPDFTNGETYLAIFFILVGIFIVLGLALYEKRAHAKKIARDPK, encoded by the coding sequence ATGCAACAAACTAGAACATTCACAGATAAATTATTCCTTATATTAAAAGGACTAGCCATGGGAGCTGCCAATAAAGTTCCCGGGGTTTCTGGTGGTGTTGTAGCTTTTGTTGCCGGTTTTTACGAAGAGTTTATTTATTCCTTACAAAAGATAAATATTAAGGCAGGTAAACTTTTAATTGCCGGTCGTTTTCGCAGTCTGTACCATTATGTAAACGGGAAGTTTTTAGGCTTACTTATTTTGGGGATGCTTATTAGTTACTTCAGTGTTTCCAAAATTCTGGATTATCTAATAGTTCATTACGAACTTTACGTTTGGTCTGCTTTTTTTGGGATGATTATTGGATCGATCTATTACATCAGTAAAGATTTTGATGAATGGAGCCGACGCAGTATTCTCTTTGTAACTTTAGGAATTGCTTTTGGCGTTGCTATTAGTATGTTAGAACCTGCACGGGAAAACGACAATTTATGGTTTGTCTTTTTTTGCGGTATGATTGGTGTATCCGGGATGACATTACCAGGATTAAGTGGTTCTTTTATCCTTATTTTACTGGGAAATTATGTGTTGTTATTGGTAGATTCTGTTAATGCATTATATGATACCTTAGCCGATATTCTTAGTTTGGACTTTAGTTTTACTACTAACGAATCCAGGATGCATTTGCTACAGGTTATGATCATTTTCGCGTTGGGATCACTGGCAGGTCTGGTTTCCCTTTCCCACTTACTCGGATTTGTATTAAAGCATTACAAAAAAGATACTTTTGCAACTATCATTGGTTTTATTACAGGTTCGTTGGGCGTAGTTTGGCCCTGGAAAATCAAAACCTATAAGACTGATGAAGCTGGTAATTTTTTAATGGATAGTCACGGTGAAAAGGTTATAGATAATTATAATAGATTTTTTCCAGACTTTACAAATGGTGAAACCTATTTAGCCATATTCTTTATTTTGGTGGGCATTTTTATTGTTTTGGGGCTTGCCCTTTACGAGAAAAGAGCACACGCAAAGAAGATCGCCAGAGATCCAAAATAA
- a CDS encoding DUF368 domain-containing protein, giving the protein MQRSLREYLSVTLKGMAMGAADVVPGVSGGTIAFISGIYEELISTISGVDLSLLKTWKNEGFKAMWLQLNGGFIVSLFLGILISVFTLMRLANYLLQNHPVLIWSFFFGLVLASIWYVAKQIPKWNFKIIIALILGAAVALYVTSLPPMGSSKSTFFMFIAGAIAVCAMILPGISGAFILVLLGAYRPVTEAAHNFDIKTLAIVGAGAVFGLLSFSKILKWLFTHYTSITLAVLTGFIAGSLNKIWPWKKVLEVARFDDKEIVINETSVLPWNFEGDSQLLFSVVLMLAGFGLIFLLESLAGNQPEESNATN; this is encoded by the coding sequence ATGCAAAGAAGCTTACGAGAATACCTTAGCGTTACGTTAAAGGGTATGGCTATGGGAGCAGCCGATGTTGTGCCCGGAGTATCGGGAGGTACGATCGCGTTTATTTCAGGAATTTATGAAGAATTGATCTCTACCATTAGCGGTGTAGATCTTTCTCTTTTAAAAACCTGGAAAAATGAAGGTTTTAAAGCCATGTGGCTTCAATTAAACGGCGGTTTCATCGTTTCCCTTTTTCTAGGAATTCTTATTAGTGTGTTCACGCTAATGCGATTGGCAAATTATTTGCTACAAAATCATCCCGTTTTGATTTGGTCATTCTTTTTTGGACTGGTGCTGGCAAGTATCTGGTATGTGGCCAAACAAATCCCTAAATGGAATTTTAAAATCATTATCGCGCTAATTCTTGGAGCTGCCGTAGCATTATATGTAACATCATTACCGCCCATGGGAAGTTCTAAAAGTACATTTTTTATGTTTATTGCCGGTGCCATTGCTGTTTGTGCGATGATTTTACCGGGAATATCCGGAGCGTTTATATTAGTGTTACTTGGTGCTTACCGCCCGGTAACCGAAGCTGCCCACAATTTTGATATTAAAACCTTGGCTATAGTTGGTGCCGGTGCTGTTTTTGGATTGCTTAGCTTCTCCAAAATTTTAAAATGGCTTTTTACACATTATACCAGTATTACTTTGGCAGTCTTAACCGGTTTTATCGCCGGTTCTTTAAATAAAATATGGCCATGGAAAAAGGTATTAGAAGTGGCTAGATTTGATGATAAAGAAATTGTGATTAATGAGACTTCCGTCTTGCCATGGAATTTTGAGGGCGATTCTCAATTATTATTCTCAGTGGTTCTGATGTTAGCGGGATTCGGACTCATTTTTCTTCTGGAAAGCTTAGCAGGCAACCAACCCGAAGAGTCTAATGCAACAAACTAG
- a CDS encoding tetratricopeptide repeat protein yields the protein MQLSHNEDNNFSLSRFESMLKTNDVLFFDSNEFENIIHHYLEIGKINLAKKAVKLGLSQHPSSINLKLLKVEILVFEDKLDLADGLLAEVQDLEANNEEVYIQKAQIFSKRDEHQQAIKVLELALDVTDEAAEIYSMIGMEYLFLEDFENAKINFMNCLEADEEDYSALYNVMYCFDFLGQKEEAIEYLNMYLDKNPYCEVAWHQVGKQYFDLKDYKKALAAFDFAIISDEYFIGAYLEKGKVLEKLERYIEAIENYNVTLELDDPTSFAYLRIGKCFEKLGNDKLALSNFEKTVHEDPLLDKGWIAITDFYIKKKNFKKALYYINKAINIDEENVLYWKRYAKINNRLDLNREAERGYRKTLDLGNYELETWIRRCDILINLAEWETAVQNLLQANEFYPGIAEIEYRLSGLYFMLNNADLAYRHLEKGLKADAEYYIIIEELFPDIFKRKSVKQLIDSYQKAS from the coding sequence ATGCAGTTAAGTCATAACGAAGATAATAATTTCTCGCTTTCACGTTTCGAATCAATGCTTAAGACCAATGATGTTTTATTCTTTGATTCTAACGAATTCGAAAATATTATTCATCATTATTTAGAAATCGGAAAGATAAATCTTGCTAAAAAGGCCGTTAAATTAGGGCTTTCTCAGCATCCATCGTCTATCAACCTTAAACTTCTTAAGGTTGAAATTCTTGTTTTTGAAGATAAATTAGATCTTGCCGATGGTTTATTGGCCGAAGTGCAGGATTTGGAAGCTAACAACGAAGAGGTATATATTCAGAAGGCGCAAATCTTTTCGAAACGGGATGAACATCAACAGGCAATCAAAGTTCTAGAACTAGCTTTAGATGTTACAGATGAAGCTGCTGAAATCTACTCAATGATTGGTATGGAATATCTTTTTCTTGAAGATTTTGAGAATGCCAAGATCAATTTTATGAATTGCCTTGAAGCCGATGAAGAAGATTATTCTGCCTTATATAATGTAATGTATTGTTTCGATTTTCTCGGTCAAAAAGAAGAAGCTATAGAATACCTGAATATGTATTTGGATAAAAATCCGTACTGCGAGGTAGCGTGGCATCAGGTTGGGAAGCAGTATTTTGATTTAAAGGACTATAAAAAAGCTTTAGCCGCTTTCGATTTTGCCATCATAAGTGACGAATATTTTATAGGGGCTTACCTGGAAAAAGGAAAAGTACTCGAAAAACTGGAACGTTATATCGAGGCTATAGAAAATTACAACGTCACTTTAGAGTTAGACGATCCTACTTCTTTCGCCTATTTACGAATTGGTAAATGTTTCGAAAAACTGGGTAACGATAAGCTTGCTCTTTCAAATTTTGAAAAAACGGTACATGAGGATCCACTTTTAGACAAAGGCTGGATCGCTATTACCGATTTTTATATCAAGAAGAAAAATTTTAAAAAAGCGCTATATTATATTAATAAAGCGATTAATATTGATGAAGAAAACGTGCTCTACTGGAAACGTTATGCAAAAATCAATAACCGATTAGATTTAAACAGAGAAGCTGAACGGGGCTATCGTAAAACTTTAGATCTGGGAAATTACGAATTGGAAACCTGGATTAGACGATGTGATATTTTAATCAATCTTGCGGAATGGGAAACCGCGGTACAAAATCTACTGCAGGCTAATGAATTTTATCCCGGTATTGCTGAGATTGAATATAGATTAAGCGGATTATATTTTATGCTGAATAATGCAGATCTTGCTTACAGGCATCTTGAAAAAGGCTTAAAAGCTGATGCGGAATATTATATTATCATTGAAGAACTTTTCCCTGATATCTTTAAAAGAAAAAGTGTTAAACAATTAATAGATTCTTATCAAAAGGCTTCATAG